In Candidatus Methylomirabilis tolerans, a single genomic region encodes these proteins:
- a CDS encoding SDR family oxidoreductase, whose translation MELHGRTALVTGAARRVGRAIALAMAGRGADVVIHYKSSASEAHETVEAVERLGRRAVAIQADLAEPDQVEALADRAIGVCGKVDVLVNSAAIFRRTPLEHLTLKDWEQFLRINLTAPFLLARRLGLLMRRQGAGKIINVADVAGIKPWADFLPYSVSKGMLITMTQGLAKALAPEVQVNAVVPGTVLLAEDYSEKERESIVKGTPLKRIGDSSDIANTVLFLVEGSDFITGQVVVVDGGRSIQ comes from the coding sequence ATGGAGCTTCACGGGCGAACGGCGTTAGTGACAGGGGCGGCCAGGCGCGTGGGTCGAGCCATCGCCTTGGCGATGGCCGGACGGGGCGCGGATGTGGTGATCCACTACAAGAGCAGCGCATCCGAGGCCCACGAGACGGTGGAGGCGGTAGAGCGACTCGGTCGCCGAGCGGTCGCCATCCAGGCTGATCTGGCGGAGCCGGATCAGGTCGAGGCGCTTGCCGACCGTGCCATTGGGGTATGTGGAAAGGTTGACGTCCTGGTGAACAGCGCCGCGATCTTTCGGAGGACGCCGCTCGAACATCTCACCCTAAAGGACTGGGAACAGTTCCTGCGCATTAACCTTACGGCCCCGTTCCTGCTGGCCAGGCGACTTGGCCTGCTGATGCGGCGGCAGGGAGCCGGGAAGATCATCAATGTCGCCGATGTCGCAGGGATCAAACCGTGGGCCGACTTCCTGCCCTATTCTGTCTCCAAGGGGATGTTGATCACTATGACCCAGGGGCTGGCGAAGGCGCTGGCGCCGGAGGTCCAGGTGAACGCCGTAGTCCCCGGTACCGTCTTGCTGGCGGAGGACTATAGTGAGAAGGAGCGGGAGTCGATCGTGAAGGGCACACCCCTTAAGCGAATCGGCGACTCGTCCGACATTGCCAACACCGTTCTCTTCCTTGTGGAGGGCTCGGATTTCATCACTGGTCAAGTCGTAGTGGTGGATGGGGGCCGATCGATCCAGTGA
- a CDS encoding MBL fold metallo-hydrolase — MSHIQRKPPSVQPTLYLRQVELGEMANYVYLIGSTTTKEAAVIDPAWEIDRIVEIAKADSMTITHILATHTHPDHVGGKLYGLQIQGIAELLERVDAKVIVHRAEADHLTPLAGSNIVRVDHGDTLHLGDVAVTILHTPGHTPGSQCFLVQDHLISGDTLFISSCGRVDLPGSSPEQMYDSLTNRLMKLDDKTVVLPGHNYAAGRTSSTIGEERKKNPCLQYRSLTTFLRAMGNA; from the coding sequence ATGAGTCACATCCAAAGGAAGCCCCCAAGCGTGCAGCCGACTCTCTACCTGAGGCAAGTAGAATTGGGCGAGATGGCCAACTACGTCTATCTCATCGGGTCAACCACAACGAAAGAGGCTGCGGTGATTGATCCGGCCTGGGAGATCGACAGGATCGTCGAGATCGCCAAAGCAGACAGCATGACAATCACTCACATCCTCGCCACTCATACCCACCCTGATCATGTGGGTGGCAAGCTGTATGGTCTTCAAATTCAGGGAATCGCGGAACTGCTCGAGCGAGTAGACGCGAAGGTGATAGTCCACAGAGCTGAGGCCGACCACCTGACCCCTCTTGCCGGATCGAACATCGTGCGAGTTGATCATGGGGATACTCTGCATCTCGGTGATGTCGCCGTCACAATTCTCCATACTCCTGGCCACACGCCGGGGTCTCAATGTTTTCTGGTGCAGGATCATCTGATCTCTGGCGACACGCTGTTCATCAGCTCGTGCGGCCGAGTCGATCTCCCCGGCAGCAGTCCCGAGCAGATGTACGATTCGCTGACCAACAGGTTGATGAAGTTGGACGACAAGACCGTAGTCCTGCCCGGCCACAACTATGCTGCCGGCCGTACCTCCAGCACTATCGGCGAGGAGCGGAAAAAGAACCCCTGTCTTCAGTACCGCTCCTTGACTACGTTCCTCCGCGCCATGGGCAATGCCTGA
- a CDS encoding PD-(D/E)XK nuclease family protein has translation MPESGGAPISRQYSRPVYSASRLSTYESCPLQFRFRYIDRIPRTEESIEAYLGSRVHEALNTLYRTLQLGDELSLADLLNDYHGQWGQHWHDQVKIVKQDRSVEYYKEVGERCLVNYYQTHAPFNHGQILGLEYQVSASLDPHGYYKIQGYIDRLVSVGSGRYEIHDYKTSGRLPRQGDLDADRQLALYQLAVEGMWPDAKEVELVWHYLAFGKELRSRRTPNALERLKSATIAVIDRIEADTELKPIKSNLCHWCTYQNICPLWGDRPDSTPVQSTNTCGNGRSMGAHGSAERGGLDLQSISRDALQEAIAVAAEQEGAEVRFVEHGQLWISMGQLQPTINLDGTVDGWVRLSTESLSLLFRQVELARLSAPFVDKLQRYLAL, from the coding sequence ATGCCTGAATCCGGCGGGGCGCCGATCTCTCGACAATACTCAAGACCAGTCTACTCGGCTTCCAGGCTCTCCACCTACGAGTCCTGCCCCCTTCAATTCAGGTTTCGCTATATCGACCGGATCCCTCGAACGGAGGAGTCGATTGAGGCCTACCTTGGCTCACGGGTCCATGAAGCGCTGAACACACTGTACCGAACGCTTCAGCTTGGCGATGAACTAAGTCTGGCTGATCTGTTGAACGACTATCATGGACAATGGGGACAGCACTGGCATGACCAGGTCAAGATCGTCAAACAGGACCGTTCGGTTGAGTATTACAAAGAGGTTGGCGAGCGTTGTCTGGTGAACTACTATCAGACTCATGCGCCATTCAACCACGGACAGATACTGGGATTAGAATATCAGGTATCCGCCTCCCTTGATCCTCATGGCTATTATAAGATTCAAGGATATATCGACCGTCTTGTGAGCGTCGGGTCGGGACGTTATGAGATCCATGATTATAAGACGTCCGGTCGTCTACCGCGCCAGGGAGATCTCGATGCCGATCGGCAACTGGCCCTCTACCAGCTTGCGGTAGAAGGGATGTGGCCTGATGCCAAAGAGGTCGAGTTGGTCTGGCACTACCTGGCCTTTGGAAAGGAGCTCCGTTCAAGGCGAACGCCGAATGCGCTCGAAAGACTGAAAAGTGCGACAATCGCCGTCATCGACCGGATTGAGGCCGATACCGAGCTCAAGCCGATCAAAAGCAATCTCTGCCATTGGTGCACCTACCAGAACATCTGCCCGCTTTGGGGAGATCGCCCTGATTCAACCCCTGTCCAATCGACAAACACCTGCGGCAATGGGCGATCGATGGGCGCCCATGGCTCCGCCGAGCGAGGCGGGCTTGACCTGCAATCTATTTCTCGCGATGCGCTTCAGGAGGCGATTGCGGTGGCGGCCGAGCAGGAAGGGGCAGAGGTCCGTTTTGTCGAACACGGTCAGCTCTGGATCAGCATGGGTCAATTGCAACCGACGATCAACCTGGACGGTACGGTGGACGGGTGGGTCCGGCTATCCACCGAAAGCTTATCTCTGCTTTTCAGGCAGGTAGAACTGGCGCGGTTGAGTGCCCCATTTGTTGACAAGCTGCAGCGGTACCTTGCGTTGTGA
- a CDS encoding methylated-DNA--[protein]-cysteine S-methyltransferase produces MPGIKASCTESLTVHCLPRTPHPLRYARVLTPIGRLYVAHCGKVICCVTLGSDGRRFEQACTKTFGVRPIRDPRLPEEMAKQILDHLAGRRRFSGRIDLSRLTPFQQRVLRKVRTIPVGEVRSYRWVAQAIGSERAARAVGTALAENPVPLLIPCHRVVRSDGRLGEYSGGGPSVKATLLAFEGVDLDGVIGLRSRRKITIVRRRKAGADRPVSAA; encoded by the coding sequence ATGCCAGGAATAAAAGCCTCATGCACAGAGAGTCTGACAGTTCACTGCCTTCCCCGCACGCCGCACCCCCTGCGGTACGCGCGGGTTTTAACGCCGATTGGACGGCTCTATGTGGCCCATTGTGGCAAGGTGATCTGCTGTGTCACCCTCGGGTCGGATGGGCGTCGCTTTGAGCAGGCATGTACGAAAACGTTCGGCGTTCGACCGATACGGGATCCCCGCCTACCGGAAGAGATGGCCAAACAGATATTGGATCATCTGGCTGGGAGGCGACGCTTCTCCGGCCGGATTGATCTATCCCGCCTCACACCCTTCCAGCAGAGGGTCTTACGAAAGGTCCGAACAATCCCCGTAGGCGAAGTGCGCTCGTATCGATGGGTCGCACAAGCGATCGGTTCGGAGCGAGCAGCTCGTGCGGTCGGGACGGCCTTGGCCGAGAATCCGGTCCCGTTATTGATCCCGTGTCACCGGGTGGTCAGGAGCGACGGCCGCCTTGGGGAGTATTCCGGGGGTGGCCCTTCGGTAAAGGCGACGTTGCTGGCTTTCGAAGGCGTCGATCTGGATGGTGTGATAGGCCTGCGGAGCCGCCGCAAGATCACAATCGTCCGCCGACGTAAGGCCGGCGCGGATCGCCCGGTTTCTGCAGCTTGA
- a CDS encoding tetratricopeptide repeat protein, translating to MKKQCLGGFATVLIVLALQGSSLALEGKSPEAERKPAANRATTAEAHYELGVSYHERMFTDLDQAITEYEQAVKLRSDFAEAHYHLGLSYHTKAKLGVDDKALYRKALKEYKLYLQYLPKGPLAEKARQNIKVVTPRLR from the coding sequence ATGAAGAAGCAATGTCTTGGCGGATTCGCTACGGTACTGATTGTCCTTGCCCTCCAGGGGTCAAGTCTTGCGCTTGAAGGCAAATCACCGGAAGCCGAGCGCAAGCCGGCTGCGAATCGGGCGACAACGGCGGAGGCGCATTACGAGCTCGGCGTCTCGTACCATGAGCGGATGTTTACCGATCTCGACCAGGCGATTACCGAGTACGAGCAGGCAGTCAAGCTTCGGAGCGATTTCGCCGAGGCACACTACCATCTGGGGCTCTCGTACCATACGAAGGCCAAATTGGGTGTTGACGATAAGGCGCTCTACCGCAAGGCGCTGAAAGAGTACAAGTTATATCTGCAGTACCTGCCTAAGGGGCCATTGGCCGAAAAGGCTCGGCAGAACATTAAGGTTGTGACGCCGAGACTTCGATAG
- a CDS encoding M48 family metalloprotease, which translates to MDCCNGVGRRNFLLLVVGSLLGFVVPRRAYGFTIISEADENEIGKRADQEILGHFGRYRDQQLQAYVESIGQRLLDGIGPTSFRYSFKIIDVPEVNAMALPGGYIYITRGMLAMLNSEAQLAGVLGHEIGHVTSRHAAKQLTKAFGAQILSLGLMAASPGGRQNTGEWAKVSGAIFEHVLLGYGREAELEADELGLRTAQRAGYDPEEMVAFLKAMKVKERLEALGYHGFQGTHPETIDRVVKAETMASILIEQSGGSIEVKANEYKAHLDGLVYGAKRDNRHLRIYVAKDGDTPTTVARDVLGDQQLAWEVANLNGIKEAMPFHEGDQVKLLPPVSKGSQGERQLKLSPN; encoded by the coding sequence ATGGATTGCTGTAACGGGGTCGGCAGGCGTAATTTCTTATTGTTAGTCGTGGGGTCTTTGCTTGGATTCGTTGTCCCTCGGCGCGCCTATGGTTTCACCATCATCTCTGAAGCTGATGAGAACGAGATCGGCAAGAGGGCGGATCAAGAGATTCTCGGGCATTTTGGGCGCTACCGCGATCAGCAACTGCAAGCGTATGTGGAATCGATCGGTCAGCGACTGCTCGACGGGATTGGCCCAACCAGTTTCCGCTATAGCTTCAAGATTATCGATGTTCCCGAAGTCAACGCGATGGCTTTGCCAGGCGGCTATATCTACATCACTCGAGGCATGCTGGCGATGCTGAATAGCGAGGCGCAACTCGCGGGGGTCCTCGGCCACGAGATCGGCCACGTCACCTCTCGTCATGCGGCGAAACAGCTCACTAAGGCATTCGGCGCGCAGATCCTGTCGCTGGGCCTCATGGCCGCGAGCCCTGGCGGTCGTCAGAACACAGGGGAGTGGGCGAAGGTGTCGGGAGCCATCTTCGAGCACGTGCTCTTGGGGTATGGTCGAGAGGCGGAGTTGGAGGCTGACGAATTGGGGCTCCGCACGGCCCAACGCGCCGGGTATGATCCAGAGGAAATGGTGGCTTTCCTCAAGGCGATGAAGGTAAAGGAGCGACTGGAGGCGTTGGGCTATCACGGCTTTCAAGGGACCCATCCGGAGACTATCGATCGAGTCGTGAAGGCCGAGACCATGGCGTCCATTCTTATTGAGCAAAGCGGCGGCAGTATCGAGGTAAAGGCGAACGAGTATAAAGCGCACCTCGACGGTCTGGTGTACGGAGCGAAGCGTGATAATCGTCACCTGAGGATCTACGTGGCCAAAGATGGAGATACACCCACAACCGTGGCCAGGGATGTGTTGGGCGATCAGCAACTGGCGTGGGAGGTGGCGAATCTGAACGGGATCAAGGAGGCGATGCCCTTCCATGAGGGGGACCAGGTGAAACTGTTGCCGCCTGTATCCAAGGGATCACAGGGAGAACGGCAGTTAAAGCTCTCTCCGAACTGA
- the ubiE gene encoding bifunctional demethylmenaquinone methyltransferase/2-methoxy-6-polyprenyl-1,4-benzoquinol methylase UbiE, with protein sequence MRANGGARDGDAIRRMFGGIAPRYDLLNRLLSLARDRYWRREAVAHAQLPAGGMALDVCTGTGDMALELAKQFPSTKAIIGVDFCLPMIRIGAEKVARKGLTDRIRLQAASAEALPFKADTFDAVTIAFGIRNVVDRKCGLAELWRVLHSGGVAIILEFATPQGPFFGWLYHFYFHHGLPRLGGLISGDAQAYSYLPASVSAFPAPQELSRMMEEVGFHNVHFRTLTGGIVTLHVGRKLA encoded by the coding sequence ATGAGAGCGAATGGAGGAGCAAGAGATGGCGACGCGATTCGCCGGATGTTCGGCGGCATTGCGCCGCGATACGATCTTCTCAATCGCCTCCTCAGTCTTGCGCGGGATCGCTACTGGCGCCGGGAGGCCGTGGCTCACGCTCAGCTCCCTGCGGGTGGGATGGCGCTCGATGTCTGCACCGGGACCGGCGACATGGCCCTCGAATTGGCCAAGCAGTTTCCTTCTACCAAGGCGATTATCGGCGTGGACTTTTGTCTGCCGATGATTCGCATCGGCGCGGAGAAGGTGGCCCGCAAGGGTCTGACCGATCGTATCAGGCTACAGGCCGCCTCGGCTGAGGCCCTGCCGTTTAAGGCCGATACCTTCGATGCCGTCACCATCGCTTTCGGCATCCGCAACGTGGTGGATCGCAAGTGTGGGTTGGCGGAACTCTGGAGGGTGCTGCATTCTGGGGGTGTGGCGATCATCCTGGAGTTTGCCACGCCCCAGGGACCATTCTTCGGGTGGCTCTATCATTTCTATTTCCATCATGGGCTTCCCAGATTGGGTGGTCTGATTTCCGGGGACGCTCAGGCGTATAGCTATCTGCCGGCTTCCGTATCCGCTTTCCCCGCCCCACAGGAGCTGTCTAGGATGATGGAAGAGGTAGGCTTCCACAATGTGCACTTCCGCACGCTGACCGGTGGGATCGTCACTCTTCATGTAGGAAGGAAATTGGCGTGA
- the ubiA gene encoding putative 4-hydroxybenzoate polyprenyltransferase, with translation MNVLQSAIRKAALFFELIKFSHTIFALPFAFMGAILAARGVPAPSTLLWIVLAMVGARSGAMAINRLADQEFDAANPRTRERALPKGLVRRGEVILFTLGSFALFLFAAARLNPLCLKLAPFAMAVLILYSYAKRFTFFSHVILGLTLAMAPLGAWIAVSGEIAAVPVVLGLAVLFWVAGFDILYAMADIDFDRVAGLYSIPARFGAASGMVISRVLHALTLLLLLLLIFLSGLRSFYLTGVLLASGLLVYEHLLLLRYGLKRLDAAFFTANGLLSIILFCFTLLDVVLL, from the coding sequence GTGAACGTGCTGCAGTCAGCCATTCGTAAGGCAGCCCTATTTTTCGAACTGATCAAGTTTTCTCACACGATCTTCGCGCTCCCGTTTGCCTTTATGGGCGCGATTTTGGCAGCCAGAGGGGTTCCAGCACCGTCGACGCTCCTCTGGATTGTGCTGGCTATGGTCGGCGCAAGGAGCGGCGCCATGGCGATCAACCGTCTGGCCGACCAGGAGTTCGATGCGGCAAATCCCCGCACGCGGGAGCGGGCCCTGCCGAAGGGACTGGTTCGGCGCGGAGAAGTGATCCTGTTCACGCTCGGATCCTTCGCGCTGTTTCTGTTTGCCGCGGCCCGGCTAAATCCCCTCTGTCTGAAGCTGGCGCCTTTTGCGATGGCGGTGCTGATTCTGTATTCCTACGCGAAGCGCTTTACCTTTTTTTCCCATGTGATCCTGGGGCTGACGCTGGCCATGGCGCCTCTTGGCGCATGGATCGCAGTATCCGGGGAAATAGCGGCGGTTCCAGTCGTACTTGGCCTCGCTGTCCTCTTCTGGGTAGCCGGGTTTGATATTCTGTATGCCATGGCTGACATTGACTTTGACCGGGTTGCCGGTCTCTATTCGATTCCGGCTCGGTTCGGCGCAGCGAGCGGGATGGTCATCTCTCGAGTCTTGCACGCGCTGACCCTGCTGCTTCTTCTGCTCCTGATTTTCCTCTCCGGCCTGCGCTCTTTCTACCTGACCGGCGTTCTCCTCGCCTCGGGCCTCCTGGTGTATGAGCATCTGCTCCTTCTCCGCTACGGCCTGAAGCGGCTCGACGCCGCCTTTTTCACGGCGAACGGTCTCCTGAGCATCATCCTCTTCTGTTTCACCCTCCTCGATGTTGTTCTGCTGTAG